The Dehalobacter sp. DCM sequence AGCTTGGGATTCGTGAGGACTTAAACCGCTGATTTTTATTTTTTTTTGGTATTTCCTCTCCCTGTCAAGCGTATTAATTACAAAAACAGCTTGTAAGGGGAGGATTTGTATTGAAAACACTATGGAAGAAGGTATGGGATGCTCATCCAAGCATCTTTGCTGTATCCGGGTTAGAGGAATGCACGGATGAAACACGAAAAGGCTGGCACCTTCCCGCACAGTTTGCATACTTCAGCGGCGGAGATATTAATCTGCGTATAGGCATTATTGCAGCTGAAGACAAATATAAAGACGAAGACTTCCTTTTAGGAGGCATCCAGTGGGGTGCCCATATCGGGAATGGAACCCGGACGGTTATCTATTTTGTTGCTGCTGACTTTTCACCGGTGTTTGTTAAAGCCATCAATCAAATCGGAGGAATGTTGGTAGCCAAAGCCGTGTTTTGGAAGGCCAGACTTACGCCAAGCCTTTATGCGGTTACAGATAAGGATTATTATAAGGCATCTTTTCATGCCGATATCGGTGAACCCCGGTGCGGATTGGATTATTGGCATCGCGAGCTCAATGCAGTGGCTTGGAATCATCTGCGGATCATCAATGACTTTTTCGACGGTTTGACCCGCAGAAGAGTAAGAACCGTCTACGAGAAAAATAAAATCGTCTATTGTTGGGGAAATATAGAGATAGCCGAAGTCAAAAAGAAAGGGAATAAATTTGACCTCGCAACAAAAGTTAAATGGACACGCAACAAAAACATTGCTTCGAAATTTTCCAAGTTAGGTTGGGTGGATGTATCCGGTAATATCAATGATGAATTTTGCCGCAGCATCACAGGGATTCTGGAACTTCTTGAAAATATGGAGATCAACGGCAGCCTTGATACGCGGGATTTGTTTGACCTCAAAGTCATCAATGATAAGGAAGCTATTCCCAGATATTTTGGTAGATATCTGGATTCCCCATGGCTTCCCCGGGATAGAAATGATATGATAGACATGAATCATTTGTATTTTTTTCAGGACGGCGAGGTGCTTTCGATGCTGAAGCCCGTACTGGAAAAACCCTTCCACATGGCCGCATATGCGCTTCTTGCCTTTTCTGCTTTCGAAAGCAGTATCAAGGATAACAAGACCGTGAATGGTATCGTTCGGGTCTGGAATGAAAAGATTTTTTTTCTCTGTGAACAGTCATATCTTGAAGAGCTTCTGCTGTTCCAATCCTGGCTGAAACAACCTGAGAAATTTCCGATTTATATTCTGCCAAAAGAATGGAAAACAGAAGGTTTTAAGGGATTAAAGGAGTTAAGCGCAAATGCGTTTGTTTATTAGCTTGAATTTTAAGGAACAAACTCTTCGCCATTTCGAGAGCTGGCAGCGTTTGCTTCAAGAAAAGGGTGTTAAAGGCTATAAATAATTTTCAAAAAGCAGAGGAGTAGAGATGATTACGTATCGCAGAGCAAAATTAAGTGATGTTGAGGATATCCTTAGTCTGATCAATTACTATGCAGAACAGGGTATCATGCTTCCCCGTACCCGGAGCACACTGTACGAGGGGATCCGGGAAGTCATTGTCGCTGTGGACGGCGACAGCGACAGAGTGGTAGGGACAGGCTCTTTACATATTATTTGGGATGATCTGGCTGAGATCAGGACATTAGCTGTTGATGAGAATTACAGAGGGCAAGGGATCGGGCGCAAGATAATCGATCTTCTGCTTGACGAAGCGCGGGAGCTTCATTGTCCTAAGGTGTTTACGTTAACGTATCAAGTGGAATTCTTTAAACATATGGGTTTCACACTGACCGACAAGAATGCGATGCCCCACAAGGTCTGGCGCGATTGTATCAATTGCGTCAAGTTCCCGAACTGCGACGAGAATGCGATGATTTTATATTTAGACTAAGATCATTTAGGAAGAGGTAGGTTAGTATGTCTGACTATGATAAAAATACAAAGACAGTAAAAATTTACACCGACGGAGCGTGTTCCGGCAATCCGGGACCGGGTGGTTGGGGAGCCATACTCAAATATGGGGAAAATACGCGTGAATTGAACGGGTTTGAAGCGAATACGACGAACCAGCGTATGGAGTTGACTGCGGCTGTCCAGGCTTTATCAGCGCTCAAGGAGCCCTGCCGGGCAGAACTGCACAGTGACAGCGCTTATTTGATCAATGCGTTTGAACAGAAATGGCTGGTCAACTGGCAAAGAAACGGCTGGCTTAATTCCCAGAAAAAGCCGGTAGAGAATAAAGACCTATGGGTTTCGTTGCTTGAATTAGCCAAGATACATCATGTCACTTGGATTAAGGTTAAAGGGCATGCCGGTCATCCGGAGAATGAAAGATGTGACGAACTGGCGAGAAGGGCTATCAGCGAAGCACGGGCAAAGAATTAATTTTTGAATCGTCAATTAATCTGCGGCTCGAAGACAATTGTATTCCCTGAGTATAAAATATTTTTGATAATTACTATTATTTAAGCAAATTTTGGCTTGTTTTTGCAATTAATTTCGATATAATAGTCATAAGGTATTTTATAGTGATTTTTTGCACAAAAACTGCATATAGCGATCATGATAAAATCCTCCGGCATCGTTTATTAATTCAATATGATTAAAGGAATAAACAACACTATTCCTTTTTTTTAAGTCTTGGCGTAAGCCAAGTTTTATTTGGATATTCTAAAAGTATTTTCTAACACGCGGGTGTTGTATCAAATAATTCTTAGAGATGTGGAAGGGATAACGGATGGCAAAATTTCTAGAGTATCAAGGTAAAGAATGGCTTGCCAAAGCAGGTATACCTGTACCGAAAGGCAGAATGGCGGCTTCTCCTGAAGAAGCCAAAGAAGCTGCCGCATGGATCGGGAAAGCAGTAGCAGTCAAGGGTCAGGTACAGGCAGGCGGCCGTGGCAAAGCCGGGATTGTAAAACTGGTGGAGACACCGGATGAAGCTGAAGCGGCAGCGGCAGAAATCATGGCCAAAACGGTCAAGGGGCTGCCAGTCAGAAAAGTATTGATTGAAGAAAAACTGGATATCAAAAAGGAGTTCTATTGCTCTTTTGTGATTAACAATGCCCGGGATGCGCGCTGCCCGATGCTGATGTTCAGTACCGAGGGCGGTATGGATATTGAAAGTGTTCCCGAAGATCTGATTTTTAAGATGAATATCGACCCTATTTTTGGTTTGCAGATTTATGACGCCATTGACTTTTGCGTCCGTGCGGGCATTCCCAATAAAGATGTCAGCAAATTTGCATCATTTTTGACCAAACTGTCGCAGACGTATAAAAAATATGACTGCCAAACGCTGGAGATCAATCCGTTTGTCATGACCGGCGATGGCAGCCTTATTTGTGCTGACTGCAAAATGGAAATCGACAATAGTGCCGTTGGCCGTCATCCGGAATTCGGTATCAAGATTGCCCGGGACCTCCCCGGTGAACCAACCGAGCTGGATATCATCGGGTGGAGCATTGAAGAGACGGATGCCCGCGGTACCGGCTTTCTGATGAATATGGGCTACGATGAGCTCAGTCCGGGTTATATCGGTTATCATCCCATTGGTGGCGGTTCAGCCATGATGGGCTTAGACGCATTGAACCAAGTCGGCCTTAAACCTGCCAATTACGCAGATACCAGTGGCAATCCGGTTGGTTCTAAAATTTATCGTGTAGCAAAATGTGTGCTGTCTCAGCCCAATATTGACGGTTACCTTCTGGGTGGTTTTATGATGGCGAACCAAGAGCAATGGCATCATGCGCATGCGATTGTCAAAGTACTCTGGGAAGAGCTTCCGAAGAAGCCTGGTCTGCCTTGTGTTCTGCTGCTTTGCGGCAACAGGGAGGATGAATCCATGGAAATCATGCGTAAAGGGCTGGCGGAACTGATGACGCCGGACGGTATCGGGAGACGCATTGAGATTTATGGAAAGGAACATGTCACCGATACCAAATTTATCGGTGAGCGACTCCTGGCTCTGACTAAGGAATACAGAGCAGAAAAAGATGCACAAGGAAAGTAGGGAATGCCATGCTGGAAATAAAAGAGAAAAGTATTATTGTGAGAATAGATACCAGCAAGTGCGACTGCTGCGATACCAAAGCGTGCGTCGCTGCTTGTAAAAAATATGCAAGAGGGATCCTTCAAGTGGACGAAGGAGGCAAACCCTCGGTTGCCCATTTAGGTTCGGATGAGATTTTACGGCTGGGGACAGAGTGTTTAGCCTGTGAGATCGCTTGCCAATTTGAAGGTAATAAAGCACTGAAGATCACTGTGCCCATCGAAGGAATCGATGCGTATCTTGCCAAAAGGACAGACAAATAATTAAACGGTGTGATCGTAGTCACTATGCCAATATAAGAATGAGGGATATAAAATGGGTATTTTGATTAGTAAACATTCCAAGGTAGTTATCCAAGGGATCACAGGCCGTGAAGGATCTGTGCGGACCAAATACATGAAAGAATACGGCACCCAGGTTATCGGCGGAACGAGCCCGGGCAAAAAAGGAGAAGAGATCCACGGGGTACCGGTGTATCATACGGTCAAAGAAATTGCCAGAGAAAAAGGCGACATTGATTTCAGCGTGATATTCGTACCGGGCAGTGTTTTGAAAACAGCCGTTTTTGAAGCGGCGGATGCCGGGGTCAAGAATATCATCCCCTGTGTTGAAGGGACACCGATCCATGATATTATGGAAATGATAGCTTATTGCCAAATGCGGGGAGCACGTTTGATTGGACCTGGCTCGATTGGCATTCTGACGCCCGGAGAAGCGGTTGTCGGCTGGCTGGGCGGCAACGTCGAATGGGCAAATAAATTCTTTAAAAAAGGCAGTATCGGCGTATTCTCCCGCAGCGGCGGACAATCCGGGACAATTCCCTGGGTACTTCGTGAAGGCGGATTTGGTGTGAGCACGGTGGTCCATACCGGGACAGAACCCGTTATCGGAACGTCCATGGCCGATCTTCTGCCGATGTTTGAAGAGGATCCTGAAACAAAGGGAGTTGCTGTGTACGCAGAAATCGGCGGATCGCAGGAAGAAGAATGCGCCGACGTGATTGCTTCAGGTAAATTCACCAAGCCCTTCGTAATCTATGTAGCGGGGGCTTGGGCACCGGAAGGCCAGCGTTTCTCCCATGCATCCAATATCGTTGAACGTGGCCGCGGTTCAGCCAAGAGCAAGATTGAAGCGGTGACCAAGGCGGGGGGGTTTGTTGCCGAAACTCCAACCGATATCCCGATAATTCTAAAAGAAAAAATCAAGGACTAAGTGCGTATGGTACTTTAGTGTCAGTGGTTAAAATAATCTGACTGCTGCTAAAGAAAGATATTACTTAAACGATGAAAAATGATAAGTGTATGAAGGAAAATTAAAGGAGGACCCCCACTATGGCTGTTATGAGATCCATTATGTATGTCCCGGGAAATAATCCGAAGATGGTTGAGAAAGCGCCAAGCATTCCTGCCGATATCATCACCCTGGACCTGGAAGATTCCGTACCCCCGGCCGAGAAAGAAGCTGCCCGTAAAATCATTGCCGAAAATCTGAAGTATGCCGGATCCGGCGGAGCTTTAGTCTATGTCAGGATCAACAACTGGGAAACCGAACTGACCAATGATGACTTGGAGGCTGTCGTTTGGGAAGGACTTGACGGCGTTACTCTGGCGAAAACCGGCCATCCCGACGATGTGAAACGACTGGATTGGAAGCTTGAAGAACTCGAGCGCCGCCGTGGTCTTGAAGTTGGCTCCATTAAAATTTCTATGCTGCTGGAAACGGCCAAAGGGATTATGAACGCCTACGAATGCTGCTTAGCCAGCAAGAGAAATGTCAACGCGATTTTTGGCGCTGTTGACTACTGCCGTGATATGCGGATCAAACTGACTTCCGAGTCAACCGAGCAATTATGGGGACGTGCTAAAGTGGGCGTTGCCTGCCGTGCAGCTGGTATCGTCGCTATCGACGCGCCTTTCGTTGCTTACCAGGATATCCCCGCTTTCGAGAAAAACGTCGCCGACGGCAAACAAATGGGCTATGAAGGCCGCATGATCATCCACCCTGGACAGGTCGAACCGTCTAACCGCTTGTATGCTCCGGATCCGGCCGATGTCGAATGGGCCAATGGTGTTGTGAAAGTCTTCGAGGAAGAGGGTATTGCTAAAGGAAAAGCGGCTGTTTCCTACAACGGGAAAATGGTGGATACACCGGTTTACCTCAATGCCAAAGACATCCTCGCAGCGCATGCAGAAATTGAAGCAAAAAACGCGACAAGACAAGCCTAAGATAAACGATCAAGGGCCATATAAAACAATCAGGCCGCCTATTACAGACGGCCTGAAATTTTAATCGCGCTACATAAAAAATCGATCTAGAAAATCAATCGGTATAAGAATTGCCAATATTTTTGATATTTTGTTAAAAGATGCTTGTCCAAGATATACCAAAATGATTATAATTAGAAACAGTATACGTTGATATGAATCGAAAGGAAGATGCATGATATGTCACGAATTAAGAATCTTCGTGAAGAAGCGTTGGCTTTTCATACGGTAAGACCTGGAAAATTAGAGGTCAGAGTCACTGTTCCCGCTAATGACAGAGATGACTTGACATTGGCCTATTCTCCCGGCGTAGCCGAACCGGTGAAAGAAATTGCCAAGGATTTAGCTAATCTTGATGTTTATACGAACCACGCCAATTACGTGTGTATCGTCTCTGACGGAACGGCAATCTTAGGTCTTGGTAATCTTGGCGCAGCGGCTGCCATGCCTGTAATGGAAGGGAAAGCCCTTTTGTTTAAAACATTTGCTGATGTCGATGCATTTCCGATTTGCGTGAATACCAATGACATCGATAAGATCGTCGACCTTGTTGAATTAATGGCCCCGACCTTTGGCGGAGTCAATCTTGAGGATATTAAAGCCCCTGAATGTTTTGAGATTGAAGGTAAACTCAAAGCCCGCAATATATTTAAGGGACCGATTTTCCATGACGATCAGCATGGAACAGCCGTCGTGACCTTAGCGGGCATTTATAATGCCCTGAAAGTAGTTAATAAGAAGCTTGAAGATGTCAAGGTTGTTACTAACGGCGCGGGAGCTGCCGGCATGGCGATTATCAAGCTGATGATGAGCATGGGACTGAAAAATGTTATTATGTGCGATACGAAAGGCGCGATCTATAAAGGCCGTACGGAAGGCATGAATAAATATAAAGTAGAGATCGCTGAGAAGACAAATTTCGAAATGTGCAAAGGCAGTCTGAGAGATGCCATTGTCGGTGCTGACATCTTTATTGGCGTATCCGCACCGGATTCACTTGATGAAGATATGATCCGTTCGATGGCAAAAGATCCGATTGTTTTCTGTCAGGCTAATCCTATTCCTGAGATCTGGCCGATTGAAAGGGCATTCGAAGCCGGCGCTGCCGTCGTTTCAACTGGACGCTCCGATGTGCAAAACCAGGTCAACAACGTTCTGGCTTTTCCGGGAATGTTTCGCGGAGCGATCGATGTGCGTGCCACTGATATTAACGATGCGATGAAGATTGCTGCGGCTCAAGCCATTGCCCAATGTGTTAAGCCGGAAGAGTTATCGGCAGACTACATTATCCCAAGCGCATTGAACCCGGAAGTTGCGCCTGCTGTTGCTGCGGCGACCGCCCAAGCAGCTATTGAATCGGGTATCGCCAGAAACCCGATCGACCCGGCTCTGGTCGCGGAGAATCTGAAGAAAAGATTAGCTAACCAGTATAAATAAGGGCGGGGGGACAAAGGGGACGGGGAGACAAAGGGGACGGGGAGACAAAGGGGACGTAGACCCTTGTCTCCTTTTTTAGGAGACAAGGGTCTACGTCCCCTTTGTCTCCCCGTCGTTACTCAAAGTTACTCCAGAGTAAGGACGCGTGCACAATACCGGCGACAAGCGGAGCACGGATTGCGAAGCGCAACGGTCCATGGATGGACCTAAGTTAAAATTCGCCAAGGAGGGCAAAAGAATTTTAACTTCCCTAATGTAAATTCATGGAGGGCACAAGAGCCGAAAGTGGTATTGTGCAGGCGGCCCAGCCCCATATACGAATATTTGCTAACGTATTTAAAGAACGGTGTACTTGTCATTGCGTAGAATTTTTCTGTGTGACAAAAAACGATCATATACGATCGTATTTGTCACAGACAAAAATTATTAGTCATTTTTTTACCAAGGAAATACAGATACAATCAAGAATATAATACGGGAATAAACCTTATCCTGTTTATGTATGACAATGCGTTGTCACGGTTAGCGACCCAATCGCTTAAGGGTAAGGACTGATTTGGATTTGAGGATTGTAAGGAGGCATGTTTGGCAATTGGGGGCATCTATATTGACCAAAAGCACAGGAGGCAATGAAAGTGCTATTCGACGCAGGAAGGGTATTACGCACGACGCCAATGGTCTTAAGAGCCCGTGGGTTGCTGGATAATCGATCTTCAAAGTGGGTTACTGATGTGTTCTTAATAAATTATTGGAAGCGGCCGGCACAGGCGACACCTGATCGAAATGCCGGCCAAAAAACAGGAGCCCATGGCAAGGCTCCTTCTTTTTCTGTTCATGTATAATTATAATTCCTGAATGGATGCTTCATCCCGATCCATTCGTTTCATACAGGTTATTAAACGCTCACGAAGGACTTTATCGGTAACAGCTTCACGCATCTGACGTAATAAATCAATGGTACGTCTTAAGACAGCAATGATATCTCCTTCGTCCAAGGTACACAGCTGTTGAACCGTTGATAGCGGAGCTCCCTGACTCCAATGATAGGTAATAATCGCCGGACGGGCGTCGAATCGCACCGATTCCGGCCCGCAAATACTCTGGATATAGCTTTGAATCGCCTTAACAGGTTTCAAGTCAATACCATCAAACTTGTTAAAGTAATCATTGCGTTTACTCTCATAATCGATACAGGAAATTAAAGCAGCGAGCTGATCATCATCCAACTGTTCCATAATTCCGGAAAAAATGAGCTCGGTCACCAGGACCTCCTGTACATAGATGTGCCGGGCAATTTCGCCTCGAGGTAAGATGATATCACGGTCGTCTGCCAGATCGATATAGCCCAGCTGCTTCAATTGCGCTTTTTTCATGATAAATTCGTCATTAAAGGTATGATAATCCGGAAGAAGCGTGAGTTGTTTCCTCAAAGCCGCTATTTCTTTTTCGAGATTTTGCCATTTACCGGCATGGGACTTACAGTTCGTGTTTTGCTTGTGAGTACATTTTTGCGGGGCTGTACGCAATATCTTATCCCATTTTAGGATCTTGCGGTACATTTGACGCCCGTATATCTTATTCCGGCGGCGGGGATCCAGTTTATCATAGGCTTTGCGCAGCCTGTCCAGTTCTTTGCGTTTGGGGTAATAATTCAGAGGACACTGAAATGTACCCACATGCTCGCAAAGATGCTCTTTATATTTCGCTGATTCAGCTGAAAGCGCCAAAATCTGGTCTTCGGTTTTCTTTGCAGACAGGATATAGGAATGGGCGGCAAAACTCTTCTTGAAGTAGATTTCAATTTGCTCGGGTGTCAGGGTAGCCAAAAGGTTTAAGATGGTATTATAGGAAAGACGGAACTGACTCGTCAGCGGTTCCAGTTTGGCAATATCGAATTTCACCGGAGGTTCTTTCTCAAAATAGTTTAAATCGACGATGGCGAAAGAATATCCAATGGGGTCGATGCCGCGTCGACCGGCTCTTCCGGACATTTGAAAAAATTCATGATTAGCCAGTGGCCTGAAACTGCGTCCGTCGTATTTATTGAGCGAATCAAAGCATACGGCCTTGACCGGATAGTTAATCCCGACGCTGAAAGTCTCAGTGCAATAAAGAACCGAAATCATTTTGGCCAGAAAAAGGTCTTCAACCATCGATTTTTGTAAAGGTAAGAGA is a genomic window containing:
- a CDS encoding N-acetyltransferase, with amino-acid sequence MITYRRAKLSDVEDILSLINYYAEQGIMLPRTRSTLYEGIREVIVAVDGDSDRVVGTGSLHIIWDDLAEIRTLAVDENYRGQGIGRKIIDLLLDEARELHCPKVFTLTYQVEFFKHMGFTLTDKNAMPHKVWRDCINCVKFPNCDENAMILYLD
- the rnhA gene encoding ribonuclease HI, with product MSDYDKNTKTVKIYTDGACSGNPGPGGWGAILKYGENTRELNGFEANTTNQRMELTAAVQALSALKEPCRAELHSDSAYLINAFEQKWLVNWQRNGWLNSQKKPVENKDLWVSLLELAKIHHVTWIKVKGHAGHPENERCDELARRAISEARAKN
- a CDS encoding ATP-grasp domain-containing protein — translated: MAKFLEYQGKEWLAKAGIPVPKGRMAASPEEAKEAAAWIGKAVAVKGQVQAGGRGKAGIVKLVETPDEAEAAAAEIMAKTVKGLPVRKVLIEEKLDIKKEFYCSFVINNARDARCPMLMFSTEGGMDIESVPEDLIFKMNIDPIFGLQIYDAIDFCVRAGIPNKDVSKFASFLTKLSQTYKKYDCQTLEINPFVMTGDGSLICADCKMEIDNSAVGRHPEFGIKIARDLPGEPTELDIIGWSIEETDARGTGFLMNMGYDELSPGYIGYHPIGGGSAMMGLDALNQVGLKPANYADTSGNPVGSKIYRVAKCVLSQPNIDGYLLGGFMMANQEQWHHAHAIVKVLWEELPKKPGLPCVLLLCGNREDESMEIMRKGLAELMTPDGIGRRIEIYGKEHVTDTKFIGERLLALTKEYRAEKDAQGK
- a CDS encoding succinate--CoA ligase subunit alpha, whose product is MGILISKHSKVVIQGITGREGSVRTKYMKEYGTQVIGGTSPGKKGEEIHGVPVYHTVKEIAREKGDIDFSVIFVPGSVLKTAVFEAADAGVKNIIPCVEGTPIHDIMEMIAYCQMRGARLIGPGSIGILTPGEAVVGWLGGNVEWANKFFKKGSIGVFSRSGGQSGTIPWVLREGGFGVSTVVHTGTEPVIGTSMADLLPMFEEDPETKGVAVYAEIGGSQEEECADVIASGKFTKPFVIYVAGAWAPEGQRFSHASNIVERGRGSAKSKIEAVTKAGGFVAETPTDIPIILKEKIKD
- a CDS encoding HpcH/HpaI aldolase/citrate lyase family protein translates to MAVMRSIMYVPGNNPKMVEKAPSIPADIITLDLEDSVPPAEKEAARKIIAENLKYAGSGGALVYVRINNWETELTNDDLEAVVWEGLDGVTLAKTGHPDDVKRLDWKLEELERRRGLEVGSIKISMLLETAKGIMNAYECCLASKRNVNAIFGAVDYCRDMRIKLTSESTEQLWGRAKVGVACRAAGIVAIDAPFVAYQDIPAFEKNVADGKQMGYEGRMIIHPGQVEPSNRLYAPDPADVEWANGVVKVFEEEGIAKGKAAVSYNGKMVDTPVYLNAKDILAAHAEIEAKNATRQA
- a CDS encoding NAD(P)-dependent malic enzyme; the encoded protein is MSRIKNLREEALAFHTVRPGKLEVRVTVPANDRDDLTLAYSPGVAEPVKEIAKDLANLDVYTNHANYVCIVSDGTAILGLGNLGAAAAMPVMEGKALLFKTFADVDAFPICVNTNDIDKIVDLVELMAPTFGGVNLEDIKAPECFEIEGKLKARNIFKGPIFHDDQHGTAVVTLAGIYNALKVVNKKLEDVKVVTNGAGAAGMAIIKLMMSMGLKNVIMCDTKGAIYKGRTEGMNKYKVEIAEKTNFEMCKGSLRDAIVGADIFIGVSAPDSLDEDMIRSMAKDPIVFCQANPIPEIWPIERAFEAGAAVVSTGRSDVQNQVNNVLAFPGMFRGAIDVRATDINDAMKIAAAQAIAQCVKPEELSADYIIPSALNPEVAPAVAAATAQAAIESGIARNPIDPALVAENLKKRLANQYK
- a CDS encoding DEAD/DEAH box helicase, with amino-acid sequence MLSEYQGLKLDPFQIEAIEAINQGHSVIVSAPTGTGKTLVADYLVEKSIREGKRIIYTAPIKALSNQKFKDFSHQFGSDRIGIMTGDVVINPTAPLLIMTTEIFRNQVITDDEELEHVSYIIFDEIHWLNDEDRGTVWEESIILAPPNIKILGLSATIANAVELAGWIEAIRQDKVVLIEANERIVPLEYFYFCQDTGLISYDNLIKFYYQKLKSTDRADKSPLFSPTSHLDLIKTIQKEYLPCLYFVFSRKQCADKAHELANIKNFLTPEKSNQIKDLFITHFGTEMEWSSSTRKLFRVCRKGIAYHHAGLLPLQKSMVEDLFLAKMISVLYCTETFSVGINYPVKAVCFDSLNKYDGRSFRPLANHEFFQMSGRAGRRGIDPIGYSFAIVDLNYFEKEPPVKFDIAKLEPLTSQFRLSYNTILNLLATLTPEQIEIYFKKSFAAHSYILSAKKTEDQILALSAESAKYKEHLCEHVGTFQCPLNYYPKRKELDRLRKAYDKLDPRRRNKIYGRQMYRKILKWDKILRTAPQKCTHKQNTNCKSHAGKWQNLEKEIAALRKQLTLLPDYHTFNDEFIMKKAQLKQLGYIDLADDRDIILPRGEIARHIYVQEVLVTELIFSGIMEQLDDDQLAALISCIDYESKRNDYFNKFDGIDLKPVKAIQSYIQSICGPESVRFDARPAIITYHWSQGAPLSTVQQLCTLDEGDIIAVLRRTIDLLRQMREAVTDKVLRERLITCMKRMDRDEASIQEL